A part of Oncorhynchus gorbuscha isolate QuinsamMale2020 ecotype Even-year linkage group LG09, OgorEven_v1.0, whole genome shotgun sequence genomic DNA contains:
- the LOC124043913 gene encoding ATP-binding cassette sub-family C member 4-like isoform X3, with protein sequence MEPLRKEAKDNPSATANLLSKIFFCWLNPLFRIGYNRRLEEHDMYKVLPEDGSERLGEDLQWYWDQEVQWAAKDLRTPRLTRVLIACYWRSYSVIGIFTLIEEIIKVIQPVLLGKLIRYFESYDPDNMDALYEACGYAAGVSLSTLGLAALHHLYFYHVQRAGMKIRVAMCHMIYRKALCLNSTALGKTTTGQIVNLLSNDVNKFDEVTIFLHFLWVGPLQAAAVMVLLWYEIGPSCLAGMAVLVFLMPIQTLFGRLFSSFRGTTAALTDNRIRTMNEVVSGIRIIKMYAWEKPFAALVDEVRRKEISKIMKSSYLRGLNMASFFVASKIIVFITFTVYVLMGNRISASRVFVAVSLYGAVRLTVTLFFPNAVEKVSEALISIRRIKNFLMLEEVGSAQDLGLPVAEKKDCMVEIKDLICFWNKALDSPTLQNLSFTLRSEQLLAVIGPVGAGKSSLLSTILGELTPDKGVVKFKGELTYASQQPWIFPGTIRSNILFGKALHPQKYERVLRACALKRDMELLPDGDLEVIGDRGTTLSGGQKARVSLARAVYQDADIYLLDDPLSAVDAEVGKHLFEQCICGLLRKKPRILVTHQLQYLKAADQILVLKEGHMVARGTFTELQGSGLDFTSLLKKDEEDEEEGKGEPAPGTLTGSPHTLSQSSMPSLSSSMHSVMEGVDQPEPVQHVLEESRSEGTIGLHLYLKYFRAGANVLVLLALVFLNLLAHITYILQDWWLAYWASKQEHLNVTEPIHNGSSATQQLDLDLYLGVYAGLTGATIVFGFLRSLVFFNVLVNSAQTLHNRMFTAILRTPVRFFDINPIGRILNRFSKDIGYLDSLLPWTFVDFIQAEGVATAAWRCHNTGRVARERVRRLAV encoded by the exons ATGGAACCTTTGCGGAAAGAGGCGAAGGATAATCCATCCGCTACAGCTAATCTTCTTTCCAAGATTTTCTTCTG CTGGCTGAATCCTTTATTCCGTATCGGCTATAATCGGAGGCTAGAGGAACATGACATGTACAAAGTTCTCCCAGAGGATGGATCTGAGAGACTAGGAGAAGATTTACAGTG GTACTGGGATCAAGAAGTACAGTGGGCTGCTAAGGACCTGCGAACACCCAGACTAACCAGAGTCCTCATTGCGTGCTATTGGAGGTCCTATTCTGTCATAGGAATATTTACTCTCATTGAG GAAATTATCAAAGTGATTCAGCCAGTACTTCTTGGGAAGCTCATCCGGTATTTTGAGAGCTATGACCCTGACAACATGGATGCTCTGTATGAGGCCTGTGGCTATGCTGCAGGCGTCTCCCTGTCCACCCTGGGTCTGGCTGCTCTGCACCACCTCTACTTCTACCACGTGCAGCGAGCCGGGATGAAGATCCGGGTGGCCATGTGTCACATGATCTATCGGAAG GCCCTCTGTCTTAACAGCACAGCGCTGGGAAAAACCACCACTGGACAAATCGTCAACCTCTTATCCAACGACGTCAACAAGTTTGATGAG GTCACTATCTTTTTGCACTTCCTCTGGGTGGGTCCTCTACAAGCAGCGGCTGTGAtggtgttgttatggtatgaGATCGGCCCATCATGCCTTGCAGGAATGGCCGTCCTGGTCTTCCTGATGCCTATACAGACTCTGTTTGGTCGCCTGTTCTCCTCTTTCAG GGGCACAACCGCAGCCTTGACAGACAACAGAATACGCACGATGAACGAAGTGGTCTCTGGGATCCGGATCATCAAGATGTATGCCTGGGAGAAGCCTTTTGCAGCTCTGGTAGATGAAGTCAGAAG GAAGGAGATCTCCAAGATCATGAAGAGCTCTTACCTGAGAGGCCTCAACATGGCCTCCTTCTTTGTGGCCAGCAAGATCATCGTCTTCATCACCTTCACTGTCTATGTGTTGATGGGGAACAGGATCTCTGCCAGCCGGGTATTTGTGGCCGTTTCTCTGTACGGGGCTGTGAGACTCACCGTCACCCTCTTCTTCCCCAATGCCGTAGAGAAGGTCTCTGAGGCTCTCATCAGCATCCGCAGGATCAAG AATTTTCTTATGCTGGAGGAAGTTGGTTCGGCGCAGGATCTTGGACTCCCTGTGGCAGAGAAGAAGGACTGTATGGTGGAAATAAAGGATTTAATCTGCTTCTGGAACAAG GCACTAGACTCTCCGACGCTGCAGAACCTGTCTTTCACTTTGAGGTCAGAGCAACTCCTGGCTGTCATTGGACCAGTCGGGGCTGGAAAG TCCTCTCTACTCAGCACCATCCTGGGGGAGCTGACCCCGGATAAGGGCGTGGTCAAGTTCAAAGGCGAACTGACCTATGCATCCCAGCAGCCCTGGATTTTCCCAGGGACCATCAGGAGTAACATCCTGTTTGGCAAAGCGCTCCACCCTCAGAAGTATGAGAGGGTCCTCCGAGCCTGCGCCCTCAAGAGA GACATGGAGCTGCTGCCTGATGGGGACCTGGAGGTGATAGGGGACAGAGGAACCACCCTCAGCGGGGGACAGAAGGCCCGGGTCAGCCTGGCCAg AGCAGTGTACCAGGATGCTGATATCTACCTGCTGGATGACCCTCTCAGTGCTGTGGATGCTGAGGTGGGGAAACACCTCTTTGAGCA GTGTATCTGTGGCCTGTTGCGGAAGAAGCCGCGCATCCTTGTCACCCACCAGCTGCAGTACCTGAAGGCTGCAGACCAGATCCTAGTTCTGAAGgaa GGTCACATGGTGGCGCGGGGTACGTTCACGGAACTCCAGGGCTCTGGATTAGACTTCACCTCGCTGCTGAAAAAGgatgaggaggacgaggaggaggggaagggggagccTGCCCCAGGCACACTCACCGGCTCCCCACACACCCTATCCCAGAGCTCtatgccctccctctcctcctccatgcattCTGTGATGGAGGGAGTGGACCAACCAGAG ccCGTGCAACACGTGTTGGAGGAGAGTCGTTCAGAGGGAACCATCGGTCTCCATCTTTATCTGAAGTACTTCAGAGCAGGTGCTAACGTCCTGGTTCTCCTGGCCCTAGTTTTCCTTAACCTGCTGGCACAT ATCACATATATTCTACAGGATTGGTGGCTTGCTTACTG GGCCTCTAAACAGGAGCATCTCAATGTGACGGAGCCCATCCACAATGGCAGCAGTGCCACTCAGCAGCTGGACCTTGACCTTTACTTGGGTGTTTACGCAG GTTTAACAGGGGCCACCATCGTATTTGGCTTCCTGCGTAGTCTTGTGTTCTTCAACGTCCTGGTGAACTCAGCCCAGACCCTCCACAACCGCATGTTCACCGCCATCCTCCGCACCCCTGTCCGCTTCTTCGACATCAATCCCATTG GAAGAATCCTCAACAGGTTCTCTAAGGACATTGGTTACCTGGACTCTCTGCTGCCCTGGACCTTTGTGGACTTTATCCAG GCAGAGGGTGTGGCCACGGCCGCCTGGCGGTGCCACAACACAGGCCGCGTCGCCAGGGAACGTGTCAGGAGACTAgcagtgtga